The Sphingobium aromaticiconvertens genome has a segment encoding these proteins:
- a CDS encoding AAA family ATPase: MTKPNSLLERAAEIYDFGAALRGRAAPAMDIPADLPPAPPVYDSPVEAAATPRARDWTGPVQPLDRVKMAEAGFIQPDGPVTALSEEFRVLKRALLGQLANNPRGNRILICSAYSGEGKTFCAINLALSLAAEKDREILLVDADVAKPSITDALGITAGPGLLDALADPVIAIEDCIQRTDIPSLSILPAGQRSNNDTEYLASARTEALLARLTHGRPDRIILFDSPPLLLASAAAVLASHAAIALLVVRADSTPESALRDAAGQLKGGAQVQLMLNGVQFSTSGRRFGSYYPKGE; this comes from the coding sequence ATGACCAAGCCCAACTCGCTCCTCGAACGCGCTGCGGAAATCTATGATTTTGGCGCTGCCTTGCGTGGCCGTGCTGCCCCGGCCATGGACATTCCGGCTGATCTGCCTCCAGCACCGCCTGTCTATGATAGTCCGGTCGAGGCCGCCGCGACGCCACGCGCTCGTGACTGGACCGGACCTGTCCAGCCGCTCGATCGTGTGAAGATGGCGGAAGCCGGGTTCATCCAGCCCGACGGCCCCGTGACGGCGCTCAGCGAAGAGTTTCGCGTGCTCAAGCGCGCCTTGCTGGGCCAGCTTGCGAACAACCCGCGGGGCAACCGTATCCTGATCTGCTCGGCCTATAGCGGGGAGGGCAAGACCTTTTGCGCGATCAATCTGGCGCTCAGCCTCGCGGCGGAAAAGGACCGCGAAATCCTGCTGGTGGATGCCGATGTCGCCAAGCCGTCCATAACCGATGCGCTGGGCATCACCGCTGGTCCGGGCTTGCTGGATGCGCTGGCTGATCCAGTCATCGCCATCGAGGATTGCATACAGCGGACGGACATCCCTTCGCTGTCGATCCTGCCTGCCGGGCAGCGCAGCAACAATGATACCGAATATCTCGCCTCCGCACGTACCGAAGCCTTGCTGGCGCGGCTGACGCACGGGCGTCCGGATCGGATCATCCTGTTCGATTCGCCGCCATTGCTGTTGGCTTCGGCAGCGGCGGTCCTCGCCTCCCACGCAGCCATTGCGCTGCTGGTGGTGCGGGCGGACAGCACACCCGAAAGCGCGCTGCGCGATGCGGCAGGGCAACTCAAAGGCGGCGCTCAGGTTCAACTGATGCTGAACGGTGTCCAATTTTCTACCAGCGGCCGCCGCTTTGGCAGCTATTATCCCAAGGGGGAATGA
- a CDS encoding FemAB family XrtA/PEP-CTERM system-associated protein has protein sequence MRMGYQADMAVTTLDLADPLLAAAADAFVLGHADGTPFHRPAWMTAVARATSNPAHMLAAVAPSGKIVGLLPLHHVRSRLFGQALVSSAFAVDGGLLADDPAARVALGRAAQQLGADLGGLSVELRGGVSPGGDWTSRCDGHLGFVRPLAADDEAELLAIPRKHRAELRKALANPALRVEHGRDARHMRDHFRIYGESVRNLGTPVFPARLFREVMAVFGEDADITTIYDGDRPVSAVLSLYHAGHVMPYWGGGVQDARRLRSNELMYYRLMGHARTRGCTHFDFGRSKVGSGQAAWKKSFGFEPQPLCYHLWGGDGADRDINPNSPKYQRRIDLWKRLPLPVANLLGPVISRGLG, from the coding sequence ATGAGGATGGGATATCAGGCCGACATGGCGGTGACGACACTGGACCTTGCCGATCCCCTGCTGGCGGCGGCGGCGGATGCGTTCGTTCTGGGCCATGCGGATGGCACGCCCTTCCATCGTCCCGCCTGGATGACCGCCGTGGCCCGCGCTACCAGCAATCCCGCGCATATGCTGGCGGCGGTAGCGCCTTCGGGCAAGATCGTAGGGCTGCTGCCGCTGCATCATGTCCGCAGTCGCCTGTTCGGCCAGGCGCTGGTGTCGAGCGCCTTTGCCGTCGATGGCGGGCTGCTGGCCGATGATCCCGCTGCACGCGTGGCGCTGGGTCGGGCGGCGCAGCAACTGGGTGCGGATCTTGGCGGCCTGTCGGTCGAATTGCGGGGAGGCGTTTCTCCGGGCGGTGACTGGACCAGTCGCTGCGATGGACATCTGGGCTTCGTCCGTCCGCTGGCCGCCGATGATGAGGCGGAATTGCTGGCCATCCCGCGCAAGCACCGCGCCGAATTGCGCAAGGCGCTCGCCAATCCGGCGCTACGCGTGGAGCATGGGCGGGATGCACGCCACATGCGCGATCATTTTCGGATTTATGGGGAAAGCGTCCGCAACCTGGGGACGCCGGTTTTCCCTGCGCGGCTTTTCCGCGAGGTCATGGCCGTGTTCGGTGAGGATGCCGACATTACCACCATCTATGACGGCGACCGTCCGGTTTCGGCCGTGCTGAGCCTGTATCACGCTGGTCATGTGATGCCCTATTGGGGTGGGGGCGTTCAGGATGCGCGGCGGTTGCGGTCCAATGAACTCATGTATTACCGGCTAATGGGTCATGCCCGGACGCGGGGATGCACGCATTTCGACTTTGGCCGGTCGAAGGTGGGCAGCGGGCAGGCGGCGTGGAAGAAGAGCTTTGGCTTCGAACCGCAGCCGCTGTGCTATCATCTATGGGGTGGGGACGGCGCGGACCGCGACATCAATCCCAACAGTCCCAAATATCAGCG
- a CDS encoding XrtA system polysaccharide chain length determinant, translated as MAGLYDEILVVLHGIWNRRWLALAVAWGVAMVGWLAVSLIPNSYESKARVYVSTQSLLEDKVGITQVQSQQQLDRLRQSLASTENLEKVVRGTDLSQSISGPSDVAARITALRENIKVVAQLDPSMIEISAASSDSSLSDGMNARIAPQVVQKLIDIFQEANLSGDRTETRQSLTFLDAQIAGRGKQLAAAEQRRVEFAQRYVGLLPGAGSISQRMDAARTEINAIDSQLVQAQSAVGAMNAQLAGTPATIAGMGAGGAPSAFAQAQSDLAGMRARGWTANHPDVIAMQRQVDALRRQGGGSAAAGSTPNPAYGSLKAMQAERSATVAALQTRKNQIQGDLSAMSARQTEEPGIAAEQEKLDRDYEVLKTQYDKLLADREEIRLRGDVKTETGAVQFRVIQPPSVPTAPSAPNRPLLLLAVLVVAVVVGVGVAFAMGQLRGTFPTAARLEKAAGLPVIGAITQARTPAQQLVAKQRLKWFAGASGALAGVCLLLILVEFVQRGMA; from the coding sequence ATGGCCGGTCTTTACGACGAAATCCTGGTTGTCCTGCATGGCATCTGGAACCGCCGCTGGCTCGCGCTGGCGGTGGCGTGGGGCGTTGCCATGGTCGGATGGCTGGCGGTATCGCTGATACCCAACAGCTATGAATCCAAGGCGCGGGTCTATGTCAGTACCCAGTCGTTGCTGGAGGACAAGGTCGGGATCACCCAGGTCCAGTCGCAGCAGCAACTCGATCGCCTGCGTCAGTCGCTAGCCAGTACCGAAAATCTGGAAAAAGTCGTGCGCGGCACCGATCTGTCACAGAGTATTTCCGGTCCCAGCGACGTCGCCGCGCGGATCACCGCGCTGCGTGAGAATATCAAGGTCGTGGCTCAGCTTGATCCGAGCATGATCGAGATTTCGGCGGCCTCCTCCGACAGCAGCCTGTCCGATGGCATGAATGCGCGCATCGCGCCGCAGGTCGTCCAGAAGCTGATCGACATTTTTCAGGAAGCGAATCTGTCGGGCGACCGCACGGAAACGCGCCAAAGCCTTACCTTCCTGGACGCGCAAATCGCGGGACGCGGCAAGCAGTTGGCGGCGGCTGAACAGCGTCGCGTGGAGTTCGCCCAGCGCTATGTCGGCTTGCTGCCGGGGGCGGGCTCGATCAGCCAGCGCATGGATGCGGCTCGGACCGAAATCAATGCCATCGATTCGCAACTCGTGCAGGCGCAGAGCGCTGTCGGCGCCATGAATGCCCAGCTTGCCGGTACGCCAGCCACGATCGCGGGCATGGGCGCGGGCGGCGCGCCGTCCGCCTTCGCGCAGGCCCAGTCGGATCTGGCTGGAATGCGTGCGCGTGGCTGGACCGCCAATCATCCCGACGTGATCGCCATGCAGCGGCAAGTCGATGCGCTGCGTCGTCAGGGTGGCGGCAGTGCTGCTGCTGGATCGACGCCCAATCCCGCCTATGGATCGCTGAAAGCTATGCAGGCCGAGCGATCGGCAACTGTTGCTGCGCTCCAGACGCGCAAGAACCAGATTCAGGGCGACCTGTCGGCCATGTCGGCCAGACAGACCGAGGAACCGGGGATCGCGGCCGAGCAGGAAAAGCTCGATCGTGATTATGAGGTTCTGAAGACCCAATATGACAAGTTGCTGGCCGATCGTGAAGAGATTCGGTTGCGGGGGGATGTGAAGACTGAAACGGGCGCCGTTCAGTTTCGGGTGATCCAGCCGCCTAGTGTTCCTACAGCGCCGAGCGCGCCCAACAGGCCGCTGTTGCTGCTGGCTGTGTTGGTTGTTGCTGTTGTTGTTGGCGTTGGTGTGGCCTTTGCGATGGGGCAGTTGCGCGGTACTTTTCCGACGGCGGCCCGGTTGGAAAAGGCGGCTGGCCTGCCGGTGATCGGTGCGATCACGCAGGCGCGCACCCCTGCACAGCAATTGGTCGCCAAGCAGCGGCTTAAATGGTTCGCCGGGGCCAGTGGCGCGCTGGCGGGCGTGTGCCTGCTCCTGATCCTGGTCGAATTCGTCCAGCGCGGCATGGCGTGA
- a CDS encoding XrtA/PEP-CTERM system exopolysaccharide export protein: protein MRFLRISRLFLGASLPAVALAGCAGGVAKGPQLPPASFVSTEEGPGEEYVIGPLDDLTIFVWRNPELGAKVQVRPDGRITTPLITDMPAVGKTPKMLADDIKLALTQYIENPLVSVIVNNFSGTFSQQVRIVGATEKPASIPYRANMTLLDAMISVGGLSEYAAGNRARLVRYDKALGKQKEYQVRIGDLLKRGDTKANVLLSPGDVIIIPESMF from the coding sequence ATGCGTTTCCTGCGGATTTCCAGGCTTTTTCTTGGGGCATCGCTTCCGGCGGTCGCGTTGGCGGGCTGCGCTGGAGGGGTCGCGAAGGGGCCTCAGCTTCCGCCTGCCTCCTTCGTCTCGACCGAGGAAGGGCCGGGCGAGGAATATGTCATCGGTCCGCTCGATGACCTCACCATCTTCGTGTGGCGTAATCCCGAACTGGGCGCGAAGGTTCAGGTGCGACCCGACGGGCGCATCACCACGCCGCTCATCACCGACATGCCTGCCGTGGGCAAGACGCCCAAGATGCTGGCTGATGACATCAAGCTGGCGTTGACTCAATATATCGAAAATCCGCTGGTTTCAGTGATCGTCAATAATTTCAGCGGCACGTTCAGCCAACAGGTGCGGATCGTCGGCGCGACCGAAAAGCCCGCCTCCATCCCCTATCGCGCCAACATGACGTTGCTCGATGCGATGATCTCGGTCGGTGGCCTGTCCGAATATGCTGCGGGTAACCGCGCGCGGCTGGTCCGCTATGACAAGGCGCTGGGCAAGCAGAAGGAATATCAGGTTCGCATCGGCGACCTGCTGAAGCGCGGTGATACCAAGGCGAACGTCCTGCTGTCGCCGGGCGATGTCATCATCATCCCCGAAAGCATGTTCTGA
- a CDS encoding pyridoxal-dependent decarboxylase, exosortase A system-associated has product MKPMGPIPPWFGAEEGMLLIGGCGAASLVDEAGDTPLFVYDMGIVEATVRRLRDAMPHQLGIHYAIKANPYVPLLARMTGLVDGFDVASGGEAARALEAGMPADRISFAGPGKRDDELRFAIESGVTLNLESEGEGARAIAIANRVGKTPRLAVRVNPDFDLRGSGMRMGGGAKPFGVDAERAAALARAMVDAGADWRGWHIFAGSQALDPAAIIETQAATIALAARLSDAVGQAPPLVNLGGGFGVPYFPGDERLDIRPIGAALDSALEHRPDILKDSHFALELGRWLVAEAGVYLTRVVDVKQSQGETFVVVDGGLHHQLAASGNFGTVVRRNYPLAIANRFDTAAPAPDPVTVVGCLCTPLDRLGDKVALPPATPGDLIAIFLAGAYGASASPAAFLGHSPPRELLIG; this is encoded by the coding sequence GTGAAGCCGATGGGACCAATCCCGCCCTGGTTCGGGGCAGAGGAAGGCATGTTGCTTATCGGCGGCTGCGGGGCCGCCAGTCTGGTGGATGAGGCGGGCGATACACCGCTTTTCGTTTATGACATGGGCATTGTTGAAGCGACGGTGCGCCGTCTGCGCGATGCGATGCCGCACCAGCTTGGCATCCACTATGCCATCAAGGCCAACCCTTATGTGCCTTTACTCGCTCGGATGACGGGGCTGGTAGACGGGTTCGACGTTGCGTCCGGGGGCGAGGCCGCCCGTGCGCTGGAAGCCGGGATGCCTGCCGATCGCATCAGCTTCGCCGGACCCGGCAAGCGGGACGATGAACTGCGCTTCGCCATCGAATCCGGGGTCACCCTCAATCTCGAATCCGAAGGGGAGGGCGCTCGTGCAATTGCCATCGCCAACAGGGTTGGAAAAACACCGCGCCTTGCCGTCCGCGTGAACCCCGATTTCGACCTGCGCGGTTCGGGCATGCGGATGGGCGGGGGGGCCAAGCCCTTCGGCGTCGATGCGGAGCGCGCCGCTGCCCTTGCTCGTGCCATGGTCGACGCGGGGGCAGACTGGCGGGGGTGGCATATCTTCGCTGGCAGTCAGGCGCTTGATCCCGCGGCGATCATCGAGACGCAGGCCGCGACGATCGCCCTTGCGGCCCGCTTGTCCGACGCCGTTGGGCAAGCGCCGCCGCTCGTCAATCTCGGCGGCGGTTTCGGCGTGCCCTATTTCCCCGGTGATGAGCGGCTTGATATCCGCCCCATCGGCGCGGCGCTCGACAGTGCGCTGGAGCATCGCCCCGACATCCTCAAGGACAGCCATTTCGCGCTCGAACTGGGGCGCTGGCTGGTGGCGGAGGCGGGGGTCTATCTGACCCGCGTGGTCGATGTGAAGCAGAGCCAGGGTGAAACCTTTGTCGTGGTTGATGGCGGTCTGCATCATCAACTGGCCGCAAGCGGCAATTTCGGCACCGTTGTTCGCCGCAACTATCCGCTGGCGATCGCCAACCGCTTCGATACTGCTGCCCCGGCGCCCGATCCGGTGACGGTCGTCGGCTGCCTGTGCACACCACTCGACAGGCTAGGGGACAAGGTTGCCTTGCCCCCCGCAACGCCCGGTGATCTGATCGCGATCTTCCTGGCCGGGGCTTATGGTGCGTCCGCCAGTCCCGCCGCCTTTCTGGGGCACTCGCCTCCGCGCGAACTACTGATTGGATGA
- a CDS encoding acyl-CoA ligase (AMP-forming), exosortase A system-associated — MADSPETVIRPIDHLLLDADPVAPALDGRSGTQTYAELERSVGRLACWLAGFGFVKGARVASWIAKGPVAALMPLAAPRAGFVHVPINPLLKHAQVAHILADSGASLLIATGSRAATLVEGDVPFDCQYLREEDAACAMTGGDTLPPSEADGDALAAILYTSGSTGRPKGVMLSHANLWLGAVAVADYLKLRPDDRTLCVLPFSFDYGQNQLFSTWIAGGCVYPLDYLTPRDVLKVVDRRDITTLAGVPPLWVQLVELDWPQEVAGKLRRLTNSGGALTRPLVGKLRALFPNADLYPMYGLTEAFRSTYLPPALVDSHPDSMGRGIPHAEILIVRPDGSVTDDDEPGELVHCGPLVAQGYWRDAARTAERFRPAPPASLYGGMAVWSGDTVRRDREGLLYFVGRDDAMIKSAGNRISPTEIEEAAVAVDGVAEAVALGISDDRLGQAVLLLIRAEEALISAVEARLKADLPNFMQPRTIRALANFPRNPNGKIDRVALGQEYKS; from the coding sequence ATGGCCGACTCCCCCGAAACAGTGATCCGTCCCATCGACCATCTGTTGCTGGACGCCGATCCCGTTGCGCCTGCGCTGGACGGTCGCTCCGGCACACAGACCTATGCCGAACTGGAGCGCAGCGTCGGACGGCTGGCCTGCTGGCTGGCGGGATTCGGGTTCGTGAAGGGGGCCCGTGTGGCAAGCTGGATCGCAAAGGGGCCGGTTGCTGCGCTGATGCCGCTGGCGGCGCCGCGAGCGGGCTTTGTTCATGTCCCGATCAATCCGCTGCTCAAACATGCGCAGGTCGCGCACATATTGGCCGACAGCGGCGCATCGCTATTGATTGCGACGGGCAGCCGGGCAGCGACACTGGTGGAGGGGGATGTTCCCTTCGACTGCCAATATCTTCGGGAAGAGGACGCCGCCTGCGCCATGACGGGCGGCGACACATTGCCGCCTTCGGAGGCCGATGGGGATGCTCTGGCCGCGATCCTCTACACCAGCGGATCGACCGGGCGGCCCAAGGGTGTGATGTTGAGCCATGCGAATCTGTGGCTGGGCGCGGTGGCGGTGGCTGATTATCTGAAGTTGAGGCCCGATGACCGAACACTGTGCGTTTTGCCCTTCAGTTTCGATTATGGGCAGAATCAGCTTTTTTCGACCTGGATCGCTGGCGGCTGCGTTTATCCGCTGGACTATCTGACCCCGCGCGATGTGCTGAAGGTCGTGGATCGGCGGGACATTACCACGCTTGCCGGTGTGCCACCGCTGTGGGTGCAACTGGTCGAACTGGATTGGCCGCAGGAGGTTGCAGGCAAGCTCAGGCGCCTGACGAACAGCGGCGGTGCGCTTACCCGGCCACTGGTGGGGAAGCTGCGGGCATTATTCCCGAACGCCGACCTGTATCCGATGTATGGCCTGACCGAAGCCTTCCGCTCCACCTATCTGCCGCCTGCGTTGGTGGACAGCCATCCCGACAGCATGGGGCGCGGCATTCCCCATGCTGAAATCCTGATCGTGCGCCCGGATGGGAGCGTCACCGATGATGACGAGCCGGGGGAACTGGTCCATTGCGGCCCGCTGGTCGCGCAGGGCTATTGGCGGGATGCGGCGCGGACCGCCGAGCGTTTTCGTCCTGCGCCGCCCGCGTCGCTTTATGGCGGCATGGCGGTGTGGTCGGGCGATACGGTGCGGCGGGACCGCGAGGGCCTGCTTTATTTTGTCGGTCGCGATGACGCGATGATCAAATCGGCGGGCAACCGCATCAGCCCCACTGAAATCGAGGAAGCCGCCGTTGCTGTCGATGGCGTGGCAGAGGCCGTCGCGCTGGGCATCAGCGACGATCGATTGGGACAGGCGGTGCTGCTGCTGATCCGCGCGGAAGAGGCATTGATTTCTGCCGTCGAGGCTCGGTTGAAGGCGGACCTCCCCAATTTCATGCAGCCGCGCACGATCCGCGCCCTTGCCAATTTCCCGCGCAACCCCAATGGCAAGATTGATCGCGTGGCGCTGGGGCAGGAGTATAAGTCGTGA
- a CDS encoding phosphopantetheine-binding protein, translating to MRALHEQPVDRTLNDTPTLIRALLRDVLALPQEQVDAFTDDTPLFGALPELDSMAVAGILTEMEDRLDIIIEDDDIDGDTFETFGTLVAFAHGKVKG from the coding sequence ATGCGGGCACTTCACGAACAGCCGGTCGACCGGACCCTCAACGATACCCCCACCCTGATCCGCGCGTTGCTGCGCGACGTGCTGGCTTTGCCACAGGAACAGGTCGACGCCTTTACGGATGACACACCGCTGTTCGGCGCGCTACCCGAACTGGACTCGATGGCCGTCGCGGGCATCCTGACCGAGATGGAGGACCGGCTGGATATCATCATCGAGGATGATGATATCGACGGCGACACATTCGAGACGTTCGGGACGCTGGTGGCGTTCGCGCATGGCAAGGTGAAGGGCTGA
- a CDS encoding XrtA/PEP-CTERM system-associated ATPase: MYDQFYALQGRPFQLTPDPHFYFESATHRKALSYLGYGLAQGEGFIVITGDIGAGKTTLVGHLMATIDPARLTAVKIVSTQVEGDDMLRLAAQSFGLSADGAPKAQLLQRIEGFLHAQARAGRRSLLIVDEAQNLAVSAIEELRMLSNFQLGGQSLLQIFLLGQPEFRDLLKSPELEQLRQRVIATHHLDPMMASEIEPYIVHRLKLVGWSGNPWLTAEAFAALYRATGGVPRRINALVSRVLLMGAIEQLTVIDADVVEAVAAEMNGDSDARPEPVVASPLDTFVEEAVVEDAGVEPESPLAGEPVFEDAVILAETVAVASQEEEAGLPEQAETVAPMAPHHEEIAALRVEIANLHTRVAAPVAPSVDPDALKDCLAIIDERLNGIETRAMEQDAALRRVLALLVDWVEQEGRMLNPEQDAA, translated from the coding sequence ATGTACGATCAATTCTATGCCTTGCAGGGTCGGCCGTTCCAGCTCACCCCGGACCCGCATTTCTATTTTGAGAGCGCGACGCATCGCAAGGCGCTGTCCTATCTGGGCTATGGTCTGGCGCAGGGCGAAGGGTTCATCGTCATCACCGGCGACATCGGCGCGGGCAAGACCACGCTGGTCGGTCATCTGATGGCGACGATTGATCCGGCGCGCTTGACAGCCGTGAAGATCGTATCGACGCAGGTGGAGGGCGACGACATGCTGCGCCTGGCCGCGCAGAGTTTCGGCCTGTCCGCCGATGGTGCGCCCAAGGCGCAGTTGCTCCAGCGGATCGAGGGGTTCCTTCATGCGCAGGCGCGGGCCGGTCGCCGATCGCTGCTGATCGTCGATGAAGCGCAGAATCTGGCAGTCTCCGCGATCGAGGAATTGCGGATGCTGAGCAATTTCCAGTTGGGCGGCCAGTCGCTGCTCCAGATATTCCTGCTGGGCCAGCCGGAGTTTCGCGATCTGCTGAAATCGCCGGAACTGGAACAGTTGCGCCAGCGTGTCATCGCCACCCATCATCTGGACCCGATGATGGCGAGCGAGATCGAACCTTATATCGTCCATCGCCTGAAACTGGTCGGCTGGAGCGGCAATCCATGGCTGACGGCAGAGGCTTTCGCGGCGCTTTATCGGGCAACCGGGGGCGTACCCCGCCGTATCAACGCCCTTGTCAGTCGCGTTCTGCTGATGGGGGCGATCGAGCAACTGACCGTGATCGATGCCGATGTGGTCGAGGCCGTAGCCGCCGAGATGAATGGCGACAGCGATGCGCGTCCCGAACCCGTCGTCGCTTCGCCGCTCGACACTTTTGTCGAGGAAGCGGTGGTCGAGGATGCGGGAGTCGAGCCGGAATCCCCGCTGGCGGGGGAACCGGTTTTTGAGGATGCGGTCATCCTTGCTGAAACCGTGGCTGTCGCTTCGCAAGAAGAGGAGGCTGGCCTGCCCGAGCAGGCCGAAACCGTCGCACCTATGGCGCCGCACCATGAAGAGATCGCTGCCCTGCGCGTTGAAATTGCCAATCTTCATACTCGGGTCGCCGCGCCCGTTGCGCCGAGTGTCGATCCCGACGCGCTGAAGGATTGCCTGGCCATCATCGACGAGCGGCTTAACGGTATCGAGACGCGCGCGATGGAACAGGATGCAGCGCTTCGCCGTGTGTTGGCCCTGCTGGTTGACTGGGTCGAACAGGAAGGGCGGATGCTCAATCCCGAGCAGGATGCGGCCTGA
- a CDS encoding GNAT family N-acetyltransferase, translating to MQGLREYRSFSDVRATLREALNRVDQPNLFDRFDWFEMLHRHCLPDLPIRVIEAREGDQAIWLFLVAPQARQLSAMANWYSFSWAPIFTGSPDAATQDRLLYTVAAHLVRDTAQIDLYPISDHHGSAATLLAAFRRTGWFAVRRPMGGNYRLDLAGRDFATYWASRPGRLKTLVKRKARAGIVLRLTDHMTDADWDAYVTVHRNSWKAPEPHITFFRELAEQEGAAGRLRLGFAELNGQPIATQYWTIENGVALIHKLAHDKAFDAMSPGTLLSHAMFAQAIDRERVTTIDYGTGDNGYKREWMDERAPLHRIDCFNPRFASSWLPAARTAISALVG from the coding sequence TTGCAGGGTCTAAGGGAATATCGGAGCTTTTCCGATGTGCGCGCCACCCTGCGCGAAGCATTGAACCGTGTCGACCAGCCCAACCTGTTCGATCGGTTCGACTGGTTCGAAATGCTGCATCGCCATTGCCTGCCTGACCTGCCCATCCGCGTGATCGAGGCGCGGGAAGGCGATCAGGCGATCTGGCTGTTCCTGGTTGCCCCGCAGGCGCGGCAACTCTCAGCGATGGCCAACTGGTATAGTTTTTCCTGGGCACCCATTTTTACCGGATCGCCAGACGCGGCGACTCAAGACCGGTTACTCTATACCGTTGCCGCGCATCTGGTTCGCGATACGGCGCAGATCGACCTGTATCCCATCAGCGATCATCACGGTTCGGCGGCGACGCTGCTGGCAGCATTCCGGCGGACGGGCTGGTTCGCGGTGCGCCGACCCATGGGGGGCAATTATCGGCTGGACCTCGCCGGACGAGATTTCGCCACTTACTGGGCCAGTCGCCCCGGACGGCTTAAAACCCTGGTAAAGCGCAAGGCACGCGCCGGCATAGTCTTGCGACTGACCGACCATATGACCGATGCCGATTGGGACGCCTATGTCACGGTACACAGAAATAGCTGGAAAGCGCCCGAACCGCATATCACCTTTTTCCGTGAACTTGCGGAGCAGGAAGGCGCGGCGGGCCGGTTGCGACTGGGCTTTGCCGAATTGAACGGGCAACCGATCGCCACGCAATATTGGACGATCGAAAATGGCGTGGCGCTGATCCACAAGTTGGCGCACGACAAGGCGTTCGATGCCATGTCGCCCGGAACATTGCTATCCCACGCCATGTTCGCGCAGGCGATAGACCGCGAAAGGGTTACCACCATCGACTATGGAACGGGCGATAATGGATATAAGCGGGAGTGGATGGATGAACGTGCGCCGCTCCATCGCATCGACTGTTTCAATCCGCGCTTTGCATCCAGTTGGTTGCCCGCTGCGCGCACGGCAATTTCCGCGCTTGTCGGCTAG
- a CDS encoding XrtA system polysaccharide deacetylase translates to MMQNALSVDVEDWFQVGAFERTIDRADWDGLTHRVERNTDAVLALFDEAGVKGTFFTLGWVAERYPALLRRIAEAGHEVASHGFDHARVFTFTPDQFRADLRKSRAMLEDASGQRVTGYRAPSFSIDGRTPWAHPILAEEGYRYSSSVAPVRHDHYGWPDSPRFAWKPVAGSPLLELPVTTAKLGDRTLAAGGGGFFRLLPYAFSRWAINQVNGQAQRPAIIYFHPWEIDPDQPRVAGAPFKSRVRHYSNLSAMAGKLRRLTRDFAWTRIDALVDAQAEQAA, encoded by the coding sequence ATGATGCAGAACGCCCTTTCGGTCGATGTCGAGGACTGGTTTCAGGTCGGCGCTTTTGAGCGCACGATCGACCGTGCCGATTGGGATGGGCTGACCCATCGGGTCGAGCGCAATACCGACGCGGTGCTGGCGCTGTTCGACGAGGCGGGGGTCAAGGGCACCTTTTTCACGCTGGGCTGGGTGGCGGAGCGTTATCCCGCCCTTTTGCGCCGGATTGCGGAGGCGGGGCATGAAGTGGCGAGCCATGGGTTTGACCATGCCCGCGTCTTCACCTTTACCCCCGATCAATTCCGCGCGGATTTGCGAAAATCACGTGCCATGCTGGAGGATGCCTCCGGCCAGCGTGTGACCGGCTATCGTGCGCCCAGTTTCTCGATCGATGGCCGCACGCCCTGGGCGCATCCCATATTGGCGGAGGAGGGGTATCGCTATTCCTCCAGCGTCGCGCCGGTGCGCCACGATCATTATGGCTGGCCGGACTCGCCGCGCTTCGCCTGGAAGCCGGTGGCAGGTTCGCCTCTGCTGGAATTGCCCGTGACGACGGCGAAGCTGGGCGACCGGACATTGGCGGCGGGGGGCGGAGGGTTCTTCCGGCTGCTGCCCTATGCCTTCTCCCGCTGGGCCATCAATCAGGTAAACGGGCAAGCGCAGCGGCCCGCGATCATTTATTTCCACCCGTGGGAAATTGATCCGGACCAGCCGCGCGTCGCGGGCGCGCCGTTCAAGTCGCGGGTGCGGCATTATAGCAATCTTTCGGCGATGGCGGGCAAGCTGCGTCGCCTGACCCGCGATTTCGCCTGGACGCGGATCGACGCGCTGGTCGATGCACAGGCGGAGCAGGCGGCATGA